One window from the genome of Rhodopseudomonas sp. P2A-2r encodes:
- a CDS encoding class I SAM-dependent methyltransferase yields MDYARFSEEFKPIPIRRRSGLLGAATFRLRMVLDLQLLTCFRFLQPRLAAMQGKVLDVGCGEMPFRSLLPRSCSYTGIDVPLADQFGMTESSDIVPFDGIHIPFPDASFDHILCTEVLEHVKYPEALIAEMLRVLRPAGTLVATVPFSARVHHAPHDYHRFTPYRLSDMFSDFPGVEVEERGDDLAVIANKLIVVCMRLMKPSMALMWRLPLVILLSPAIVVSLVVAHLSLWLRLGSPADPLGYGLDAKKAV; encoded by the coding sequence ATGGATTACGCTCGCTTTTCAGAGGAATTTAAGCCTATTCCGATCAGGCGTCGGTCGGGCTTGTTGGGTGCTGCCACGTTCCGACTGAGGATGGTTCTGGACCTGCAGTTGTTGACCTGTTTCCGGTTTCTTCAGCCGCGGCTCGCTGCGATGCAGGGCAAGGTGCTTGACGTTGGCTGCGGCGAAATGCCGTTTCGCAGCCTGCTACCGCGGAGTTGCAGCTATACTGGTATCGACGTCCCGCTTGCTGACCAATTCGGGATGACTGAAAGCTCCGACATCGTTCCATTCGACGGGATTCATATTCCCTTCCCGGACGCCAGCTTCGATCATATTCTGTGCACCGAAGTCCTGGAACACGTCAAATATCCAGAAGCTCTGATTGCGGAAATGCTCCGCGTTCTGCGGCCGGCGGGGACGTTGGTGGCGACCGTACCTTTTTCGGCGCGGGTCCACCACGCGCCGCACGATTACCACCGTTTTACGCCGTATCGTCTGTCAGACATGTTTAGCGACTTTCCGGGCGTTGAGGTGGAAGAGCGGGGTGATGATTTGGCTGTGATTGCTAACAAGCTGATCGTCGTCTGCATGCGCCTCATGAAGCCTTCAATGGCCTTGATGTGGCGGCTCCCCTTGGTGATACTTCTGAGCCCCGCCATCGTCGTGAGTCTGGTTGTTGCGCACTTGTCGTTATGGCTGCGACTGGGATCGCCGGCTGATCCGCTCGGCTACGGTCTCGACGCGAAGAAAGCCGTTTGA
- a CDS encoding 1-deoxy-D-xylulose-5-phosphate synthase N-terminal domain-containing protein — translation MILAENDLNRARSRLVEMHYRARAGHLGGNLSCLDGMMVVYHEFLGAQDRFVLSKGHSAGALYVTLWTLNRLTDSDLDSFHQDNTLLGGHPPPRGIPDVLFATGSLGHGLSLAAGLAKAAKLQGINRRVFALTSDGEWQEGATLEALIFAVHHRLDNLTILVDHNGLQGFGSTNSVASMNPLDERLAGFGIETRICDGHDLPSIRSALSQKQSGPLLVLLNTVKGRGIPQAEGLMESHYLPLSADQHAGALANFATAS, via the coding sequence ATGATTTTGGCGGAGAATGATCTCAACAGAGCGAGGTCCCGTCTCGTCGAAATGCATTACCGCGCGCGAGCCGGCCATCTGGGTGGAAATCTCTCCTGCCTGGATGGAATGATGGTCGTGTACCATGAATTTCTGGGCGCGCAGGACAGGTTCGTTCTTTCTAAAGGCCACTCTGCAGGTGCGCTTTACGTAACCTTGTGGACACTGAATCGGCTCACAGATTCGGATCTTGACAGTTTTCACCAGGACAACACGCTTCTGGGCGGACATCCGCCTCCGAGGGGCATTCCGGACGTTCTGTTCGCGACGGGCAGCCTCGGTCATGGATTGTCGCTGGCGGCAGGCCTAGCAAAAGCGGCAAAACTGCAGGGCATCAATCGCCGCGTTTTTGCGCTAACATCCGATGGGGAGTGGCAAGAAGGCGCCACACTCGAGGCTTTGATCTTTGCGGTCCATCATAGGCTCGACAATCTGACGATCTTGGTCGATCACAATGGATTACAGGGGTTTGGCTCCACCAACTCAGTGGCTTCGATGAATCCGCTCGACGAACGACTTGCGGGCTTCGGCATCGAAACCCGCATTTGTGATGGCCACGATCTGCCTTCTATTCGCAGCGCGCTGTCCCAGAAGCAAAGCGGTCCGCTGCTTGTGTTGCTTAATACCGTCAAGGGCCGGGGCATTCCTCAAGCCGAAGGGCTGATGGAAAGCCATTATTTGCCGCTTTCGGCCGATCAGCATGCCGGTGCCTTGGCAAATTTCGCGACCGCGTCATGA
- a CDS encoding transketolase family protein, with protein sequence MALEPLQSAMGERFINCGVAEQNMITVAAALSHEGLEPWTYTIAPFCYARAFEQIRNDVCIHGLPVKLLGNGGGYGYGVMGPTHHALEDYGILLTLPKMKVFVPAFTEDVKETVSSAGDFTGPAYIRLGRGEKPMGATVPDYAPWRLLLNGDAGVMIVVGPLAGPAWGALQDMSVSERPALWVVTELPIHANPPPPALVEMLKRTRRLVIVEEHVAQGGVGQQMCQWVMEGGIAVDHFRHLYAKGYPSGTYGSQAFLRAQSGLDPQNIAFEAKALTN encoded by the coding sequence ATGGCCCTCGAGCCGCTGCAGTCCGCGATGGGCGAGCGTTTCATAAATTGCGGAGTTGCCGAACAGAACATGATCACCGTGGCCGCGGCCCTCAGCCACGAAGGTCTGGAGCCCTGGACCTATACGATCGCTCCGTTCTGTTATGCGCGTGCGTTTGAGCAGATTCGCAACGATGTATGCATACATGGATTGCCGGTCAAACTGCTCGGCAACGGCGGCGGCTATGGTTATGGCGTCATGGGACCCACGCATCACGCGCTCGAAGACTACGGCATTCTACTCACGTTGCCGAAGATGAAAGTATTCGTGCCGGCGTTTACGGAAGACGTCAAAGAGACGGTGTCATCCGCTGGTGACTTTACCGGACCGGCCTATATTCGGCTGGGCCGCGGCGAGAAGCCCATGGGGGCCACCGTTCCCGACTACGCGCCCTGGCGGCTTCTGCTGAATGGCGACGCAGGGGTGATGATTGTGGTCGGGCCTCTCGCGGGCCCGGCGTGGGGAGCATTGCAAGATATGAGCGTTTCCGAGCGGCCGGCGTTATGGGTCGTTACCGAGTTGCCGATCCATGCGAATCCGCCGCCGCCAGCCCTAGTTGAAATGCTCAAGCGTACACGACGGCTGGTGATCGTCGAGGAACATGTCGCTCAGGGCGGCGTCGGCCAGCAAATGTGCCAATGGGTGATGGAAGGCGGCATCGCCGTCGATCACTTCCGACACCTGTACGCAAAGGGTTACCCCAGCGGCACATATGGTTCGCAAGCCTTCCTGCGGGCACAAAGCGGCCTGGATCCGCAAAACATCGCGTTTGAAGCGAAAGCGCTGACGAACTAA
- a CDS encoding glycosyltransferase family 2 protein produces the protein MAGRSWDLSNWYAAPEKAADKLGWKARIGLFEGLGLTAEWYSSLGATEFPTMTKLGGGAPRRSISAIIACYMDEQAIPIMHQRLTAVFKKLDVDYEIIFVNDGSPDDCGGQIQEISVADPHVLGIVHSRNFGSQMAFRSGMEMSVMQACVLLDGDLQDPPELIEQFYEQWVNGADVVYGRRVQRDMPFAWGMLYKAFYRIFAKLSYVTIPHDAGDFSLMDQRVVGWLLHCPERDLFLRGLRAYVGFRQTGVDYVRPKRMFGDSTNNLIKNLEWAKRGIFSFSNAPLKLLSAGGAILLCLSVIASFVVVAMRLLFPESAPRGITTLLLFTLFFGALNLFSVGLVGEYIAKILEEVKGRPRLIRAGIIRNGEKSQLLPDGSVIP, from the coding sequence ATGGCTGGACGTTCGTGGGACCTGTCGAACTGGTACGCAGCCCCAGAAAAGGCGGCGGACAAGCTCGGCTGGAAAGCGAGGATCGGACTTTTCGAAGGGCTCGGGCTGACAGCGGAATGGTACAGTTCGCTCGGAGCAACCGAATTTCCGACCATGACGAAACTGGGCGGCGGCGCGCCGCGTCGCAGCATTTCGGCGATCATTGCTTGCTATATGGACGAGCAGGCCATTCCGATCATGCACCAGCGACTGACCGCCGTCTTCAAGAAGCTCGATGTGGATTACGAGATTATCTTCGTCAACGACGGCAGCCCCGACGATTGCGGCGGCCAAATCCAGGAGATATCGGTCGCTGATCCACACGTATTGGGCATCGTCCACTCTCGCAATTTCGGCTCCCAGATGGCGTTCCGCAGCGGCATGGAAATGTCCGTCATGCAGGCATGCGTTCTGCTCGACGGCGACCTTCAAGATCCGCCAGAACTGATCGAGCAATTCTACGAGCAGTGGGTGAACGGCGCCGACGTCGTCTACGGCAGACGCGTTCAACGCGATATGCCCTTCGCATGGGGGATGCTCTATAAAGCATTCTATCGGATTTTCGCCAAGCTAAGCTACGTCACCATTCCGCACGATGCCGGAGATTTCTCATTGATGGACCAGAGAGTGGTCGGCTGGCTATTGCATTGCCCGGAACGCGATCTGTTTCTACGCGGTCTGCGCGCCTACGTCGGGTTCCGTCAGACCGGCGTCGATTATGTGCGCCCGAAACGAATGTTCGGTGATAGCACAAACAATCTCATCAAGAATCTGGAATGGGCGAAGCGGGGAATTTTCTCGTTCAGTAATGCGCCATTGAAGCTACTCTCGGCCGGCGGCGCGATCCTTCTCTGTCTCTCTGTTATTGCGAGCTTTGTTGTTGTCGCAATGCGGCTGCTGTTCCCTGAAAGCGCGCCGCGGGGCATCACGACGTTACTGCTGTTCACATTGTTTTTCGGCGCGCTAAACCTTTTTTCCGTTGGCCTTGTCGGCGAGTATATCGCAAAGATCCTCGAAGAGGTGAAAGGAAGGCCTCGGCTCATTCGCGCCGGCATCATCCGGAACGGCGAAAAAAGCCAATTGCTGCCGGATGGGTCAGTCATTCCGTGA